Proteins co-encoded in one Geothermobacter ehrlichii genomic window:
- a CDS encoding outer membrane beta-barrel protein → MKRFLALAGLVLCLLPVAGPAADETVAPPGGYLAGPRFEAQSAGDVFGGRTGYVHPYLSVGQIYTDNFFNTPDNEEDEWVTVVTPGIWGAFPAMKQAPEKTTTLNTTPGGMPLTRFRQDTGRRFQLYGGYSADFYRNENFSDQEETIQRGEAMLDVNLRGGLGMNLLAVYDDTHDPYSTGVNQLPQTDDYTALTLNDLVTWEIGPRTDLRLEVGYYALDYDDARNAFRDRDDLKGGLALGYRLTPKTRLFVQYEYIDIRYDREIQDDSEEHHYFAGLSWQLTAKSRGMVKAGYGQKKFDHRSSDDKDEFIGELQLSHQLTPKSSLNLAVTRQTNESDISGTDDRLSDFVSLGYLWKMTAKTSLKLDLSWLRDEYNDQITIGGQTGFRDDDYLRCGLGVGWNVRKWLNVSFGYAFEQRDSNFDTFDYDNNAAYLNLTAVM, encoded by the coding sequence ATGAAACGTTTTTTGGCCCTTGCCGGGCTCGTTCTGTGTCTGTTGCCCGTGGCCGGACCGGCCGCGGATGAGACGGTCGCGCCGCCGGGCGGGTATCTTGCCGGCCCGCGTTTCGAGGCGCAGAGCGCCGGTGACGTCTTCGGCGGCCGCACCGGCTATGTGCACCCCTATCTTTCGGTCGGCCAGATCTACACCGACAATTTCTTCAATACGCCGGACAATGAAGAGGACGAGTGGGTGACGGTGGTCACTCCCGGCATCTGGGGCGCCTTTCCGGCGATGAAGCAGGCGCCGGAAAAGACCACCACCCTGAACACCACGCCCGGCGGCATGCCGCTGACCCGTTTCCGGCAGGATACCGGCCGGCGCTTCCAGCTGTATGGCGGGTACAGTGCCGATTTCTACCGCAACGAAAACTTCAGCGACCAGGAAGAGACCATCCAGCGCGGCGAGGCGATGCTCGATGTCAACCTGCGCGGCGGGCTGGGGATGAACCTGCTGGCGGTCTACGATGATACCCACGATCCCTACAGCACCGGTGTCAACCAGTTGCCGCAGACCGACGACTATACCGCCCTGACCCTGAACGACCTGGTGACCTGGGAAATCGGTCCCCGCACCGATCTGCGGCTGGAAGTCGGCTATTACGCCCTCGATTACGACGACGCCCGCAACGCCTTTCGCGATCGCGACGACCTGAAGGGTGGTCTGGCGCTGGGCTACCGGCTGACGCCGAAAACAAGGCTGTTCGTCCAGTACGAGTATATCGACATCCGCTATGACCGGGAGATCCAGGACGACAGCGAGGAGCATCATTACTTCGCCGGCCTGAGCTGGCAGCTGACGGCGAAATCGCGCGGCATGGTCAAGGCGGGCTACGGGCAGAAGAAGTTCGACCACCGCAGTTCCGACGACAAGGACGAGTTCATCGGCGAGCTTCAGCTGAGCCACCAGCTGACCCCGAAATCGTCGCTGAACCTGGCGGTGACCCGGCAGACCAACGAATCGGACATCTCAGGTACCGACGACCGGCTGTCGGATTTCGTCTCTCTCGGCTACCTGTGGAAGATGACCGCCAAGACCAGTCTGAAGCTGGACCTGTCGTGGCTGCGCGACGAGTACAATGACCAGATCACCATCGGCGGCCAGACCGGTTTTCGCGATGACGACTACCTGCGGTGCGGCCTGGGCGTCGGCTGGAACGTGCGTAAATGGCTCAACGTCAGCTTCGGGTATGCCTTCGAGCAGCGCGACTCGAATTTCGACACCTTCGATTACGACAACAATGCCGCCTATCTGAACCTGACGGCGGTGATGTAG
- a CDS encoding SLBB domain-containing protein, whose protein sequence is MMKKVVVLALAAVLCLDLAVVAAAEKDYRVGDGDVLEVTVYDHPDLATTVRVGGDGSIIFPLIGQLDIGGLTVNQVAAKLAAALGDGYIINPQVSVFVKEFRSSKVVIVGQVERPGLYELTGSTTLLELISKAGGLARDAGDTATVHRRLEGGNEKVIQVDLERLFETGDSRLDIPLQNGDNVFILKAGMIYVTGEVRSPDSYRVEPGMTVLKAITEAGGFTNLAARGRVKLIRKTDGKEKIFDRVPMNMVVKPEDVVVVPESFF, encoded by the coding sequence ATGATGAAAAAAGTGGTTGTTCTGGCCCTGGCGGCGGTTCTGTGCCTGGACCTGGCCGTCGTCGCGGCGGCCGAAAAGGATTACAGGGTCGGCGACGGGGATGTTCTCGAGGTCACGGTCTACGATCATCCCGATCTTGCTACCACGGTGCGCGTCGGCGGCGACGGCAGCATCATCTTTCCTCTGATCGGCCAGCTCGACATCGGTGGCCTGACGGTGAACCAGGTCGCCGCGAAACTGGCGGCGGCCCTGGGTGACGGCTACATCATCAATCCGCAGGTTTCGGTCTTCGTCAAGGAATTCCGCAGCAGCAAAGTGGTGATCGTCGGGCAGGTGGAGCGTCCCGGCCTCTACGAGCTGACCGGCTCCACCACGCTGCTCGAACTGATCTCCAAGGCCGGCGGCCTGGCCCGGGACGCCGGTGATACCGCCACCGTTCATCGCCGGCTCGAAGGCGGCAACGAGAAGGTGATCCAGGTCGACCTGGAGCGCCTGTTCGAAACCGGCGACAGCCGTCTCGATATCCCTCTGCAGAACGGTGACAATGTCTTCATTCTCAAGGCCGGCATGATCTATGTCACCGGCGAGGTGCGCAGTCCCGACTCGTACAGGGTCGAGCCGGGGATGACCGTGCTCAAGGCGATCACCGAGGCCGGCGGCTTCACCAACCTCGCCGCCCGCGGCCGGGTCAAGCTGATCCGCAAGACCGACGGCAAGGAGAAGATTTTCGACCGGGTGCCGATGAACATGGTCGTGAAGCCGGAGGATGTGGTCGTTGTGCCGGAGAGTTTTTTCTAG